From Podospora bellae-mahoneyi strain CBS 112042 chromosome 3, whole genome shotgun sequence, the proteins below share one genomic window:
- the ERG8 gene encoding phosphomevalonate kinase (EggNog:ENOG503NV7P; COG:I), whose translation MPEHKNSSVVSAPGKVLLAGGYIVLDRDYSGLVFGLSARINVVSQPIQPTQGVHLTEIVVESPQFDDDSWVYGYTPVEGHGGVKVTQLDPGTKPFKPNHFVETTLNYVLSYIVSLPAKQTLSSIHPAKFTILADNDYYSTTATTSPSTPQRRFRHLGQTISKANKTGLGSSAALVTSLTGCLLSHYLPRSLFDLSTPSGRRTLHNLSQAAHCAAQGKIGSGFDVASAVYGSCVYRRFSPSLLSALPPPGTRGFGRAVVETVNSPDWDQEISKEETDLAEGLKIRMVDVTGGTATVSMVKLVNAWREGNKAEADGLFAELEGEVKVLAGALKVGDEQAIKRAMGEVRRLMKRMGVESGAEIEPDSQTKMLDELEGLEGVVGSVVPGAGGYDAAALVIRDDEGTVGRVERFLGEYSQREGVKARLLDVLGEVEGARLESWDGGRWQEL comes from the exons ATGCCCGAACACAAGAACTCATCTGTTGTCTCCGCCCCCGGCAAGGTTCTTCTCGCAGGCGGCTACATTGTCCTCGACAGGGACTACTCCGGCCTCGTCTTTGGTCTCAGCGCCCGCATCAACGTCGTCTCTCAACCCATCCAGCCCACCCAGGGCGTTCATCTCACCGAGATTGTCGTCGAAAGTCCGCAGTTTGACGATGACTCCTGGGTGTACGGCTACACCCCTGTGGAAGGTCACGGTGGTGTAAAAGTCACCCAGCTCGACCC cgGCACCAAACCCTTCAAACCCAACCATTTCGTCGAAACAACTCTCAACTACGTCCTCTCCTACATcgtctccctccccgccaagcaaaccctctcctccatccaccccgccaaattcaccatcctcgccgacAACGACTATTACTcgaccaccgccaccacctccccttccaccccccagcGTCGCTTCCGCCACCTCGGGCAAACAATCTCCAAAGCCAACAAGACCGGCCTCggctcctccgccgccctggTAACCTCCCTAACCGGCTGCTTGCTCTCCCACTACCTCCCCCGTTCCCTTTTcgacctctccaccccctcagGCCGGCGcaccctccacaacctctCCCAAGCAGCCCACTGTGCCGCCCAGGGAAAAATCGGCTCCGGGTTCGACGTCGCCAGCGCCGTCTACGGCAGCTGCGTCTACCGCCggttttccccctccctcttatccgccctcccacccccaggGACGAGAGGGTTCGGGAGAGCCGTCGTGGAGACGGTCAACTCCCCCGACTGGGATCAAGAAATCAGCAAAGAGGAGACTGATCTTGCCGAGGGGCTGAAGATCAGAATGGTGGATGTCACGGGGGGGACGGCAACGGTCAGCATGGTGAAGCTGGTCAACGCCTGGAGGGAAGGGAACAAGGCCGAGGCGGATGGGTTGtttgccgagctggagggggaggtgaaggttTTGGCTGGGGCGCTCAAAGTCGGGGATGAGCAGGCGATAAAAAGGGcaatgggggaggtgaggaggttgatgaagaggatgggggtggagagCGGGGCCGAGATCGAGCCGGACAGTCAGACCAAGATgctggacgagctggaggggctggagggggtggtggggagtgTGGTTCCTGGCGCGGGGGGGTATGATGCTGCGGCGTTGGTGATtagggatgatgaggggacGGTGGGGAGAGTCGAAA